The following coding sequences are from one Poecilia reticulata strain Guanapo linkage group LG18, Guppy_female_1.0+MT, whole genome shotgun sequence window:
- the LOC103480852 gene encoding arfaptin-1-like gives MMEASEENGDVAAASNTTEEEETPPEDGRHDDVDLKETNSNSNHAGEDATDSSTTAAAAGVAVETDESQEVTVAPQKPNGGPVVIEASNKNLASEKLERVRKWSISKYKCTRQALAERMGRGSRTVDLDLEPRLELLRDDRQRYDHMTKLAQTLASQFAQFSVTQKAMADAFTELSFKTKNLHVEFDMNAEAQKFLSKSTETLQSAINAFTSDMNTLVNKTIEDTMINAKQYEAARIEYDAYRVDLEELNMGPRDAITLPKLEQAQKTFQGQRERYEKVRDDLSVKVKLLEENRVKVLHNQLWLLHSAVAAHCLSCHSFLEKNMQQAVEHLNVASADAPSWLEES, from the exons ATGATGGAGGCATCGGAGGAGAACGGAGACGTCGCTGCCGCGTCCAACaccacagaggaagaagaaacgCCTCCAGAGGACGGACGTCACGACGAYGTGGACTTAAAG gaaacaaacagcaactCCAACCACGCAGGTGAAGACGCAACTGACAGTTCGACGACGGCCGCAGCAGCAGGGGTCGCCGTGGAAACGGACGAAAGCCAAG AGGTGACGGTCGCCCCCCAGAAACCAAACGGTGGACCTGTGGTCATCGAAGCCAGCAACAAGAACCTGGCCAGCGAGAAGCTGGAGCGAGTCCGCAAGTGGAGCATCAGCAAATACAAG TGCACCCGGCAGGCTCTGGCCGAGCGGATGGGCCGCGGCTCCCGGACggtggacctggacctggagcCGCGCCTGGAGCTGCTCAGAGACGACCGGCAGCGCTACGACCACATGACCAAGCTGGCTCAGACGCTGGCCAGTCAGTTCGCCCAGTTCTCCGTCACCCAGAAGGCGATGGCCGACGCYTTCACYGAGCTCAGCTTCAAAACCAAGAACCTCCAC GTGGAGTTCGACATGAACGCTGAGGCTCAAAAGTTTCTGTCGAAGAGCACAGAGACCCTGCAGTCGGCCATCAACGCCTTCACCTCCGACATGAACACTCTGGTGAACAAAACCATCGAGGACACCATGATCAACGCCAAGCAGTACGAGGCTGCCAG GATCGAGTATGATGCGTACCGAGTGgacctggaggaactgaacaTGGGCCCACGGGACGCCATCACCCTGCCTAAGCTGGAGCAGGCCCAGAAAACCTTCCAGGGCCAGAGGGAGCGGTACGAGAAGGTCCGGGACGACCTGTCCGTCAAAGTCAAGCTGCTGGAAGAGAACAGG GTGAAAGTCCTCCACAACCAGCTGTGGCTGCTCCACAGCGCCGTCGCTGCTCACTGCTTGTCATGTCACAGTTTCCTggagaaaaacatgcagcaggCCGTGGAACACCTAAACGTCGCCAGCGCTGACGCCCCCTCCTGGCTGGAGGAGAGCTGA